The region AATAACAAGGTATAAAAAAACCAGCCATTTGGCTGGTTTCTAATACGTAGGGCAATTAAAGCAATTACGCTTGGGTATCAACTGGCGCGGCTTTAGATACCATTACCATTGCAGGGCGAATTAAACGACCGTTTAGCTCGTAACCTTTTTGCATTACCGCGATTACCGTGTTTGGCGCAACACCTGGTACTTCTTGCATCGACATCGCTTGATGAAGTTCAGGGTTAAATGGTTGGTCTTGTGGGTTAACCGCTTTAACGTCAAACTTCTCTAACGTTGATAAGAAGCTTTGCAGCGTTAACTCAACACCTTCAAGCATGGCTTTTTGGCTTTCGTCTTCTTTATCGAATGACTCAATAGCGCGCTCTAGGTTATCAACTACAGGTAGTAAATCACCGGCAAATTTTTCTAGTGCGAACTTACGGGCTTTTTCAACGTCTTGTGCGCTGCGGCGACGAACGTTATCAACCTCTGCTTTGGCGCGAATTACTGAGTCTTTTTGATCAGCAACCGTTGCTTGAGCCGCAGCTAACGCTAGCTCTAGCTCGTTAATTTTTTCTTGCTCTTCGCTTAAAATTTCATGCGCATGTTCGTGCTGCTCTTCTACTTGCTCTTCAGCTTGGGCAATAATCTCTTCAGCAGCAATCTCTTCGGCTGTCTTATTTTCATTGATAGGGTTTTCGTTCGACTCAGTGGTCATGAAAATCTCTCCGGTAAAACATAATTGTTGCTAATTATGGGGTTTAGAATTTTGGTTTCAAGCACCATTTTTCAAGAATTATTAAATCCCTGACTTTACAAGTGAAAATTTAAGAGCGACACTGCCGTTAACAAGAAGAATTCAGGCATATAACGTCATGAGCCAGTTGTATAAAACCGTTGGCCTTATTGGTAAACCAAATCATGATGGCGCTAGTGCGACCATCTCAACACTGCATCAGTATCTAATCGAAAATAACTACCAAGTGTTAGTTGAACGTTCAGTGGCTAGCGCGATTGATGCCGACTGCGAACCCGATATTCAATCACTAACCGATATTGGCGAACAGGCTGATTTGGCAATCGTTGTTGGTGGTGACGGCTATATGCTCGGCGCAGCCCGTGTATTATCCGGCTACAGCATCGGCGTGATTGGCGTTAACCGCGGCAATTTAGGCTTTTTAACTGATTTATCGCCACAGGATGTTATTCCGCCGCTCGAAGCGATATTACGCGGCGAGTCGCGCTCAGAGCAGCGCTTTATTATTGAAGCGGAAGTCTATCGTCACGGTAAACTAAAAAGCTCCAATAGCGCCGTCAATGAAGCGGTGCTGCATGCTGGCAAAGTCGCTAATATGATTGAGTTTGAAGTCTACATCGACGGCAGCTTTATGTTTAGCCAGCGCTCTGACGGCTTAATTGTCTCAACCCCTACCGGTTCAACCGCCTATTCAATGTCGGCAGGTGGGCCAATTTTAACCCCTAACCTAAACGCCCTATCGCTGGTGCCTATGTTTCCACATACCTTAACCAGCCGCCCGATCGTGGTGGACGGTGATAGTGAAATTAAGTTAATTCTCGCTAACGACAATCACGAGAATTTACAAGTGAGCTGCGATGGCCATGTAATTTTAGCGGTCATGCCGGGTGACCAAGTGATCATCAAGAAAAGCCCCTACACATTGCGCCTGATACATCCACTGGATCACAGCTACTTCAACGTGCTGAGAAACAAGTTAAGTTGGGGTAATAAACTTTATTAATTTCATTACCCTAGCCCAGCGCTTATCCCGTTAACTTAATTTTCTACTTGCACCACTGGCAATTACTGTATAAATTAACAGCCATATACTGTTTATATATACATGACTATGCTGTTACAACTGACCATTCAAAATTTTGCCATTGTCAAAGCTCTGGATATCGACTGGCAACAAGGCATGACCACGATCACTGGTGAAACCGGTGCCGGTAAATCTATCGCCATTGACGCCCTTGGCCTGTGTTTAGGTGAGCGAGCGACGACAAACACCGTGCGCCCCGGCGCGAAAAAAGCCGACCTCGCCGCCACCTTTGATGTCACTAACAACGCGCTTGCCCAGCAATGGCTGGCTAGTCAGGAGTTACAGCTAGCTCAATCCGATTCAGATTTAAATGATAATTCCATTGAAGCGCAGGAATGTATATTACGCCGTGTGATCTCTGCTGAGGGCCGCTCTCGCGCCTTTATTAATGGCAGCCAGGTGCCGCTTGCCCAGTTAAAAGAGCTCGGTCAGTTACTGATTAATATTCATGGTCAACACGATCATCAACTTATCATCAAACCCAATGAGCAGCGCAAAATGCTGGATGCATTTGCCGGGCATGATGATCTTATCGACAACGTTGAGCACTATTATCAAAGCTATCGCAAACAAGTAGCAGAGCTAGAAGCACTAGAGCTTAGCCAACAGCAGCGCGAAGCCAAAAAACAATTGTTGCAGTACCAAGTACAAGAGTTGGATGAATTTTCATTACAAGCGGATGAGTTTCAAACACTTGAAGCCGACTTCAAACGCTTTAGCCATAGTCAGCAGATCTTGTCTGACACTATGGAGTCACTGCACATTCTCTCGCAAAATGAACAGTTTAATGCGCTAGATGCACTGCAAAAATGTCACGACACCCTGTCAACACTCGCCCATTACGATAGCGAACTCGCCAATATCGCCACCATAATTAATGATGCTGTGGTACAACTTGAAGAAGCCAATAACGATTTACGCCACTACCACGATCGTTTAGAGCTAGACCCACAAGCCTTCAGCATAATTGAAGAGCGTTACTCGCAAGCCATTCAGTTGGCGAAAAAGCACCAAGTCGTACCCGAGCAATTGCCAGACTATCATCAACAATTAACTCTTGAGCTTAACAGCTTAAATGGTGATGAAACTCGCCTAGCAGGGCTTGCTGATGAAATAGAGCAAACCAAGCAGCATTATTTTGAGGCGGCACAAATACTCACCAATTCACGCATGGCTGCCGGAAAAACACTTAGCAGTGAAGTGACCACCAGTATTCAAACGCTCAATATGCCGCATGGTCAATTTGATGTGGCTATCACCCCACTGTCCTCAGATAGGCCAAGCGCCCAAGGGCAAGACGAAGTATTATTCGTTGTCAGTATTAATCCAGGGCAAAGCTTAGAAGCCATGCACAAGGTGGCTTCAGGTGGTGAGCTTTCCCGTATTAGCCTTGCCATGCAAGTTATTCTTGCCGATAAAGTGGTTTCGCCAACCCTTATTTTCGATGAAGTTGATGTTGGTATTAGTGGCCCAACAGCCGCAATGGTCGGGGCAAAACTGCAACAACTTGCGAACAACACCCAAGTAATTTGTGTCACTCACTTGCCACAAGTTGCTTGTAAGGGGCATCAACAGTTATTTGTAGCAAAATTAACCGATGGCGAGCATACCGAAACCAGTGTTACGGAACTTAGTGAAGGTGCGCGCGTCAAAGAAATTGCCCGTTTATTAGCAGGCAACACCATTACCGAGAGCAGCTTAGCGAATGCTCAAGAATTATTGGCAGGATAACAACGAAGTAAATTTATTGTGAATTGTTTTGTAACTCTCAGTTCGCTTGGGTATTATCCTCTGTCACATGTAGTAGGATTTTAGTTTTTCATGTTAGCAAGAAGCATTATTTTAGCACTTGCGCTGACCACCAGCGCATGTTCAAGTTGGGTTTATCGTATTGATATCCCCCAAGGTAATTACCTTGAGCAAAAAGATATCGACCGCTTACAAGTGGGTATGACGAAAGAACAAGTTAAGTTTATATTAGGTAGCCCGGTTGTAATTGACTCGTTCGAGCAAGATACATGGCACTATGTTTATCAATTTAAGTCAGGCAGAAATTCCGACTTTGATGCGCGCAAAGATTTTGTCGTTAAGTTTGTTGATAACAAACTAGTATCTGCTGAAGGGGATTTTGAACTTTCAGAAAACTTCAATACCCCATATGATAGCTAGAAAAAGATAGCTAAAAAAGCGACTCACCCATTGCCAATCATGAGTAACTAGCAACTTTGCTCAATTAGCGATAAGTGGAAAACTAAAAAAGCAGCCAATTGGCTGCTTTTTTGATGCTGTATTTAGTAAAACTAACTTACTTTCCTTCTTATGAACATACTAGCTCACTAACTTACCAATATACGAAGTAAAGCTTCTATGATTTTGCGCCAGCAAACATTTGTTGTTCGCTTTCAATACACTGCTTAACCATAGGAATACTGAAAAAGCGTTGCTGGAAAGCGGCAAGTTTAGGATATGTAGCCGTATCCAGCTCATAATCTGCGTGAAGCAAATTCACTAAACTCCCACCAATACAAATATCGGCAATGCTCAGCTTATCACCAACAAAAAAGTCACCAGTAAGCTTCGATTCTAAATAAGCAAGCTGCGGTGGAATCAACTCATTGATCACTTCCTGACAACGCTCTACATCAGTTGTGTGATTGAAAAATGCTGGGCCAACAACACGTTGAAAATAAAGGGCAGCAGTAACTTCAGTTAACTTGGTATCCGCATACTCCTCGAACCACAATGCTTGTGCATAGTCATTAGCATCATCTGGGTACAATGAGTTAGTGCTATTCGTCTTTTCAAGGTAAGCAATCATCACAGATGAATCAGCAAAGCTAAAACCATCATCAGTCACGTACACGGGTACTTTGCCTAACGGGCTCACTGCTCTAAATGCTGCATCATCAGAGCCAGGCATCATCATTTGTACTTCATATGGCATATTTTTGTGTTCATGCGCCAAAATCACTTTACGGACATAAGGTGAAGGCGGTACACCTAGAATTTTAGGCATTTTGAGTTCCTTATTATTTAAACGGCCAAATGGGTTTATGTAGTTATTCAGTAGAACCAGACCTCAATTATAGGAATAAATTTTCACAAGTAATTAACTAGCTTGTGAATAAGGCAAACAAAGCAGAATAATATTGTGACAAAAGTTGTCGTAACTCCGATTAGAGAGCTCCGTTAGCAATTGATGTGGTGATGGTAGTTGTATTTACTAATTGTAGATAAAACAGCAGGAAGTAGGCTGGATAAGTTAGTTGGATTGGTCACAACTTGTTCATAGGCTTCACTGGTAGAATTGAAGCAATTTTAATAGGCTCGAGTGTGAGCAAAGCTCAAACTGACATCTAGATTCATAGCAGCTAGATTTCGCGTAGTAAGAGGTTCAATGGAATACTAATTGCTAAAACTTGAAAACGTCAAAATTTTGCTTGGAATTGTCAATGAATAACTCTTTTTTTAAATGGGATCACCTACCAACAACTTTTATGTTGGTAATCATATTTTCGGTATCCAGTTGTTCAAAGAAAGATGAGTTTTGCACTGTAATCGATGATTTAAGAAAAGTTGATACCGTAAAGGTAGTAAACACGTTTGATGACTCAAAAATAGCCTATTTCGTAGACCTTCAGAATAGTTATCAAATATTAGTAAAGAAAAGCCAAGTTGAAGAAGCCTATAAAGTACTAGGTACGTTAGGCATCAAGAATAGAAGTAAGCTTAAAAGCACCTGTAAAGTTGTACATTAACTTAACTAATAGAAACTATTACCAAGTGATTTCGCATTATTGGAGCTGTCGTCGTCTCCTGCAAAATATTGATAGTCTGTCCAAGTCGAACACAAACTTAAATATTAGACAGGGGATATATCTCTGCAATTGAGCGAAGCTAAATCAGATAAAACTATAGCTTAGCTCTTAGGTTGTTAACTCGGCCACCAGTGACTTTATCAGCGCGGCCTTCTTCTTTCGCTTTTTCTGCGCGGCGTTTACGCACTTCTTTCGGGTCGGCAATCAACGGACGATAAATTTCAATACGATCTAAGTCTTCCAACTCGTCACTTAGCTTAGCGGCACGACTCCAAATGCCGACTTTATTTTTAGTCAGGTCAATATCGTCAAACATATCCATAATGCCCGACTCAATAATCGCTTGCTCTATGGTTGTACCTTTAGCAACAGGTAAGGCAATAAGCTCTTGACGGGTCGCCAAGCCATATACCACTTCAATATGAATCTGCTCTGCCATTAGCCGTATACCTTTTTCGCTTGCTGAGTAAATGCCTGAACCATGTTATTAGCAATATTGTTGAAGATTTTGCCAAATGCCAATTCCAATACTTTACTCGAAAATTCATATTCTAGGCTCAGCGTGACCTTACATGCCTCTTCAGACAATACAGTTAAGTCCCAGCTACCGGTTAACTGTTTAAATGGTCCATCTACCAAGTTCAATACTACTTGCTCATTTTCCACTAAGGTGTTTTGTGTGGTAAACCACTTAGTCACGCCACCCTTCGAAATTTTAAGTGCAGCCGTCATAGATCGATCATCTTGCGAGATGATTTTACTGTCGCTGCAATCTGGTAAAAATTGTGGGTAAGCAAGTACGTCATTGATCAGGTTATACATATCACTAACACTGTGCATAACCAAGGCACTACGATGAATTGATGGCATTAATTTCCCCCGTTAAGGGCGCAGATCATAGCAAATCGAAATTAAAAGCTCACTACTAGCACACTAAATTCAATAATTTTTCCGCTGGCGATTCAAAACTGCAGATTAGTCCGTATAATGTGCGCGGTTAACTGTGGAACGATTATGGCCAAGAAAAAATCAAAACAATCAAATAGCAATACCATTGCCCTCAATAAAAAAGCACGTCACAACTATGCACTTACCGACAAGTTCGAAGCGGGTATGAGCCTGCAAGGCTGGGAGATTAAAAGCATTCGCAGTGGCAAGGTCAATATTTCTGATTGTTATGTCATGCTCAAAGACGGAGAAGCCTATCTAGTCGGTAGCGAAATTCTGCCGCTTAATGCGGCCTCTAGCCACGTGGTTTGCGATCCGGTTCGAAGCCGTAAGCTATTGCTAAACCGCCGCGAGCTTGACCGCCTAATTGGTGCCGTTGAGCGAGATGGCTACTCGCTTGTTGCTACCGCCATGTACTGGAAACAGTGCTGGGTAAAACTTGAGTTTTACTTAGGTAAAGGTAAGAAAAGCCACGATAAACGTGCAGATATCAAAGATCGCGAATGGCAGATTGACAAAGGCCGTTTAATGAAAAACAAAAACCTTAATGGCTAACTCAAGCAAATAGCCTAGTTAAGGTATTGGTTGTGATAAAAACAGCGATAACTGGTTAAAAAATACCACGTTGTTTCACAACTCGAAGCGCTGTACAATGCGCTTATTGTAAGTGATTCACTTACCACAAACTTTGGGGCAGATTCAGGATTCGACAAGATTCGCGAAACCCAAGGTGCATGCCCAGGGGCGGTTGGCCTGGTAAAAAGCCGCAAAACTATAGTTGCAAACGACGAAACGTTCGCACTAGCAGCTTAATGCTAGCCATCCCCGCCAAGTTTTACCTGTAGACTAGCGGAGCGATGGTCATACTATACTAGGTTAGCGAGGGAACCTTGTCTGAGGGTGAACCGCGAAACAGTATCAGACTCACCAGAAAGTAGCCTGTCGTTCGGCGACTGACTGGTTAAATAATAGAACGACTAAGCATGTAGGACCGAGGATGTAGGTTTTTTGGACGGGGGTTCAACTCCCCCCTGCTCCACCAATTCTATAAAAAGACATAGCTCTTTGAATTTAATATTAGTAGCAAAACCGTTTACAGCTAATATTAAATTCTTGTATCCACTTAGCGAGAGCAAATGGATAATTTTAAATTCTAAGTAACCTTCCTTGTCTCTATCGATTTTGTAGTGTATTTAAAAATATTTGCGAATGAAAAAGACATTTACACCTCCTAAAACTAAGCAGGTTTATGTGAAGCTGCCAAGAGTATTTAAAGCAGCATATGACCAAGACAATGAGTGCATAACCATTGAGTCTCCAGAGACTCTCTGTATTTACAACCCTAATGAAAGCTATCAAACATACAGATTTGTAAAGTACATAGAAACTGTTATTTTTGAATATGGTACCCGTATTCATATAAGTTTTAGGAATTTAAAAAAGATTACTGCTGCCGCATCGTTATTAATCTTTGCTAGAGTTACCAAATGTCAGCTCTGTCTTAACCAACCTAGTGATTTAGAGATTACCCTGCCTGAAAGCAAAGAAGTAAAAAAAACGCTTGTTGAGAGTGGTTTTTGGAATGGGATAAAGCCCGGTGGAGCTAGTAAAGTAAGAAAGTTAATTCACACTAACAACGGCTATATTAGTGGAAGTAATCATGACTCAGAACACTATGGAAAAGTAATCAGCGCAACACTAATTAACTTAGTGCAAAACGGCGTTAATTTTAGCGTTCCTTCTATACGTATACTGACAAGGGGAATACAAGAAGCAATCCTAAACATTGATTACCATGCATATGACAAGAAAAGCTTAGCAAATCAGTTTGACCAATTAGGGGATAGCCGCTGGTGGCAATGTTGTTGGCTAGACTCCGGTAACAATCAACTAGTTTTTATAATTTATGATGACGGTGTAGGAATCCCACACACGCTTCACGCTCAATACCCGGAACTATCTTCTTCTCAAATAATCGAAGAAGCAATGAAAGTGGGGATAACTAGAACGATGAACCCTGAGAGAGGAAAAGGCTCTAATGATATTATTAAAGCAACTTGTACTTTCCCTAACTCTCACTTAATTGTTATGAGTGGAAATGGCTACTTCAAGAGCGATTCCGAAGGCGTGACAACCAAGGAGCTTCCATTTACACTAGAAGGAACACTTATTCAATGGGTTTTGGACTATTCTGTGGAGAAGATTGATGACTGTTTATGATTTAAGTAACTTTTCAGATACCCCATTTGGTCGATACTCTGACGACAGTAAGCATAATGGAACGGCTTTTAGAGAAATATTGATCGATAAGCTCAAGCAAGCACGACAAGATAAAACAAAGTTAATCGTAGATTTTGATAGCATCAAAATTGGCATAGGCTCGTCTTTCCTAGAGGAAGCATTTGGTGGTTTAGTAAGAAAAGGGTATTTTACCAAAGAGGAACTCACTGGTGAGTTAGGCGTGCTAGATATAAAAAGTGATCAAGACTTTTACAAAAAAGAGATATTTGCATATATAAACGAAGCTAAATTAGAAGGTTAATCTAGTTGATTAATTTTCTTCTTTCTCATGATGAAATAATAAAGTTAATTCTATCAATTTTTGTTCCAATAATGGTTGTTGTTGGATGGAGGTTTATTCAGAAGAATTCACACTCTTTTGCCAAGAGAACAGAATTAAACGGATTAGCAAAAGACGTAAATTCTATAGTTGATGAGACTCTAAAGCTTGCTTCAAGTTACTGGCTTACCCAACTCAGTGATAATGACAAGAATGAAAGAATTTCTTATGAAATGCAGGTAATGTATCAATATCAAAAATTAACTTTAAAAAAGAAAGCACTAAAACATTACAAAGTTGTCTTGGATGACTCTGTTGTAGGCAAACTAAAGCAGGCTCTAACCTTAGATAGTAAGTCTAATCCTTCCAACAATAGCGCTGTATTTTTTAATATAGTTAATGCCGCTTCAAATTTAACAGAGCAATTAGAAAACAAGATTATAGAGAGTAATTTAACTCACACAAAATTTTTGAAATGGGTTGATAAACAGTTAGAAAAAGACGCATTCAAGAAAGGAACTTTAGCCTCTTTGATAGTCATAAATGTGTTTTTATTGTTCTTCAATTTAACCTGAGACTCACTTCATCTAGCATAGAGTTTTTTGCAAAACCTAGCCTTGTTACCCCCTCTAAGAGAATAATGACCCTATAGGTAACTTAGAACTGTGTTATTAATGGGGAAGTGGACAACATTCTTTTATTTTTAAGTGAAAAACCCGCAATTTTGCGGGTTTTATCATTTAGCAATTAGCTTCATTGCTCATCGAAACTATTTTGGCAGTTCGCTAAAGCCCATATTAAACAAAGTAAACGCGTAAATATCGGCGTATTGTTCAATGGTTTTTGAAACGGGTGTGCCTGCGCCGTGACCTGCATTGGTTTCAATGCGGATCATGGTTGGAGCACTGCCGGCCTGCTTAGCTTGCAGTTCAGCAGCGAACTTAAATGAGTGAGCAGGTACAACGCGGTCGTCATGGTCGCCTGTGGTTACAAGTGTCGCAGGATAGCTTACGCCCGCTTTCACATTATGCACTGGCGAGTAACCTTTTAAGTACTCAAACATTGCTTCGCTTTGCTCGGCTGTACCGTAGTCGTATGCCCAACCTGCGCCAGCAGTAAAGGTGTGGTAGCGCAACATATCAAGTACGCCAACCGCTGGTAGTGCGACTTTCATTAAGTCAGGGCGCTGGGTCATCACCGCACCGACAAGTAAGCCACCGTTTGAACCACCGTTAACAGCTAAGTAGTCGCTTGATGTGTAGTTTTGGTCAATCAGGTATTCACCAGCAGCAATAAAGTCGTCAAATACATTTTGCTTTTGCAATTGTGTACCTGCTTTATGCCATGCTTTGCCGTATTCACCGCCACCGCGTAAATTCGCAACGGCATAAATGCCCCCTTGCTCCATCCAAACCGCACGCGTCACGCTAAAGTATGGTGTTAAGCTTACGTTAAAACCACCGTAACCATATAGGATGGTTGGGTTCTTACCGTTCAGCTCAAGCCCTTTTTTATGGGTGATCATCATTGGCACTTTCGTGCCATCTTTTGAGGTGTAAAACACTTGCTTAGACACGTAATCGTTGCTGTCAAACTTAGCACCTGATTCGCGGTATACATCAACCTTGCCAGTGTCTGGCGTTAGCTTGTAAATCGTGCCGGGGGTTTTGTAGTTGGTGAAAGAGAAATAAAGTTCTTTGTCGTCTTTCTTACCATCGATTTCACTGGCACTACCTGGCCCTGGCAAGGCAATTTCACGAACTTTGTTGCCTCGATAGTCGTACTGATACACTTTAGAAATAGCGTCAGCCATGTATTCAGCAAAGAAGTAGCCAGCCCCTGTTGAAACCGTTAACACGTCGTCAGTTTCAGCAATCAGGTCTTGCCAATGCTCTGGTGATGGCTTACTTGCATCAACCGTTACCACCTTTTTGTTTGGTGCATTTAGGTTAGTGACTAAGTAAAGCTTGCTACCTTGGTTTTCAATCACATACGTGTCTGAATCAAAGTTATCTAAAATGGTAACTAGCGGGCTATTGGGGCGTGTTAAGTCTTTTAGGTAAAGATCGTTACCTGACGTAGACGTTGCGCCGCTAATCAATAAATAGTTGTCGTCTTCAGTGACATAGCCAGCCACATAACGGCGCTTTTCCTCTTCCGTTGCACCGAAAATAACAGGGTCATTCGCTTGTGATGTACCTAGCTCGTGGTAGTAAAGTTTGTGCTGGTCAGTTTTGGCTGAAAGCTCGCTGCCTTCTGGCTTGTCGTAACTAGAATAATAAAAGCCTTTGTTGCCAACCCATGAAATGCCAGAGAACTTCACATCGACGAGTGGCGCTTCTAGCACTTTTTTCGTTTCAGCATCAATAATGATGATTTTTCGCCAGTCGCTGCCACCTTCAGAAATTGAGTAAGCGGCAATTGAGCCATCTTTAGAAAAGCTTAATTGCGCTAGTGACGTGGTGCCATCTTCGCTAAAGCTGTTAGGGTCTAAAAAGACTTCCGGCTCGCCACCTTCAACCATACGGTAAACCACGTATTGGTTTTGCAGGCCATCATTTTTGTAGAAGTAGGTGTATTTTCCTTCCTTGAAAGGCGCCCCCACTTTTTCATAATTCCATAAATCAGCCAAACGCTCTTTTAGCTGTTCGCGGTACGGAATTCGGTCTAAATAATTAAAGGTGACTTGGTTTTGCGTTTTTACCCAAGCACCTGTTTCTTCACTGCGATCGTCTTCTAGCCAGCGGTATGGGTCGGCAACGTCTTTGCCAAAGTAGGTATCGACGACCTCGCCTTTGCGAGTAATTGGGTAAGCTTTCCTGTCAAAACTAGCGTTATCAACACTACTGTCAGCTTGAACTGTTTGCTTCATCACTTTTTCACTATTATCTAAACCAGAACAGCCAGCAATTAAGCCTGCCGTTAACACGCTCACCGAGACTAACCCCGTGAATTTTTTATTCATTTCTGCACTCCTATGCATTTCGTCAGCGCTAGTGTACACAAAAACAGGGTACACAAAAATACAAGAGCAAAACTAGCGATAACACCCCATTAAGACTTGCACTGACACGATTAGCGTACGCCTAAAATTAATGACCGAGCCTACGCCAGAGTTAAAACAAGAACTAACACCGAAAACGAAACCGTTGGCTTTGGCTTTGGCTTTGGCTTTGCTGCGATGATGATACGTTAGCCCGCCTAAAAACGTTCGCCAGAAAAACTTATCTATTCAATATCAGCTGAATTCAAACAAACATTAATTAGATCTTTATCGAACATAAAGTTAAATATTATCTATTTCTATCTAATCAAAAAATTAGGCAGGATAAGGTCAGTTCTTTAACGGAGGTGACTATGAAATGTTTTATCCATGCCAACAACGTTCAATTGACGAGGGGCTTTAGGGCGCAAATAGCAAATCGTATTAAAAGTGCGCTTTGCAGAGTTGAAGCAAAAGTAAAGTTCGTCGTCGTTAGCTTCCAAGACATCAACGGCTTACGCGGCGGTAAAGACAAACAATGCAAGCTTAAAATCGTCGTTGACGGCGTTAGTAATGTCCAAATTGTCGATGCCCAGTCTACGCCACAAGCTGCGTTTGGCCTCGCACTGGGCAGATCGAAACGCGCGTTAACTGAGCGTATTAAAAAGCCGATGCGTCATTACAAAAAAGCACGTTCCAAGGTGCGTGAAGACATGACGGAGCTTACGGCTGAGCCTGCATAACTTGTACTAGCTCAATGTTTGCCTGTCGTAAACAAGGCTTAAACATAGCTCAAACACAAAACTTAGCTTG is a window of Thalassotalea euphylliae DNA encoding:
- the nadK gene encoding NAD(+) kinase, with product MSQLYKTVGLIGKPNHDGASATISTLHQYLIENNYQVLVERSVASAIDADCEPDIQSLTDIGEQADLAIVVGGDGYMLGAARVLSGYSIGVIGVNRGNLGFLTDLSPQDVIPPLEAILRGESRSEQRFIIEAEVYRHGKLKSSNSAVNEAVLHAGKVANMIEFEVYIDGSFMFSQRSDGLIVSTPTGSTAYSMSAGGPILTPNLNALSLVPMFPHTLTSRPIVVDGDSEIKLILANDNHENLQVSCDGHVILAVMPGDQVIIKKSPYTLRLIHPLDHSYFNVLRNKLSWGNKLY
- a CDS encoding outer membrane protein assembly factor BamE is translated as MLARSIILALALTTSACSSWVYRIDIPQGNYLEQKDIDRLQVGMTKEQVKFILGSPVVIDSFEQDTWHYVYQFKSGRNSDFDARKDFVVKFVDNKLVSAEGDFELSENFNTPYDS
- a CDS encoding RnfH family protein — translated: MAEQIHIEVVYGLATRQELIALPVAKGTTIEQAIIESGIMDMFDDIDLTKNKVGIWSRAAKLSDELEDLDRIEIYRPLIADPKEVRKRRAEKAKEEGRADKVTGGRVNNLRAKL
- a CDS encoding glutathione S-transferase family protein, producing the protein MPKILGVPPSPYVRKVILAHEHKNMPYEVQMMMPGSDDAAFRAVSPLGKVPVYVTDDGFSFADSSVMIAYLEKTNSTNSLYPDDANDYAQALWFEEYADTKLTEVTAALYFQRVVGPAFFNHTTDVERCQEVINELIPPQLAYLESKLTGDFFVGDKLSIADICIGGSLVNLLHADYELDTATYPKLAAFQQRFFSIPMVKQCIESEQQMFAGAKS
- a CDS encoding STAS-like domain-containing protein, whose product is MTVYDLSNFSDTPFGRYSDDSKHNGTAFREILIDKLKQARQDKTKLIVDFDSIKIGIGSSFLEEAFGGLVRKGYFTKEELTGELGVLDIKSDQDFYKKEIFAYINEAKLEG
- a CDS encoding type II toxin-antitoxin system RatA family toxin; its protein translation is MPSIHRSALVMHSVSDMYNLINDVLAYPQFLPDCSDSKIISQDDRSMTAALKISKGGVTKWFTTQNTLVENEQVVLNLVDGPFKQLTGSWDLTVLSEEACKVTLSLEYEFSSKVLELAFGKIFNNIANNMVQAFTQQAKKVYG
- the grpE gene encoding nucleotide exchange factor GrpE — translated: MTTESNENPINENKTAEEIAAEEIIAQAEEQVEEQHEHAHEILSEEQEKINELELALAAAQATVADQKDSVIRAKAEVDNVRRRSAQDVEKARKFALEKFAGDLLPVVDNLERAIESFDKEDESQKAMLEGVELTLQSFLSTLEKFDVKAVNPQDQPFNPELHQAMSMQEVPGVAPNTVIAVMQKGYELNGRLIRPAMVMVSKAAPVDTQA
- the recN gene encoding DNA repair protein RecN; this translates as MLLQLTIQNFAIVKALDIDWQQGMTTITGETGAGKSIAIDALGLCLGERATTNTVRPGAKKADLAATFDVTNNALAQQWLASQELQLAQSDSDLNDNSIEAQECILRRVISAEGRSRAFINGSQVPLAQLKELGQLLINIHGQHDHQLIIKPNEQRKMLDAFAGHDDLIDNVEHYYQSYRKQVAELEALELSQQQREAKKQLLQYQVQELDEFSLQADEFQTLEADFKRFSHSQQILSDTMESLHILSQNEQFNALDALQKCHDTLSTLAHYDSELANIATIINDAVVQLEEANNDLRHYHDRLELDPQAFSIIEERYSQAIQLAKKHQVVPEQLPDYHQQLTLELNSLNGDETRLAGLADEIEQTKQHYFEAAQILTNSRMAAGKTLSSEVTTSIQTLNMPHGQFDVAITPLSSDRPSAQGQDEVLFVVSINPGQSLEAMHKVASGGELSRISLAMQVILADKVVSPTLIFDEVDVGISGPTAAMVGAKLQQLANNTQVICVTHLPQVACKGHQQLFVAKLTDGEHTETSVTELSEGARVKEIARLLAGNTITESSLANAQELLAG
- the smpB gene encoding SsrA-binding protein SmpB, with the translated sequence MAKKKSKQSNSNTIALNKKARHNYALTDKFEAGMSLQGWEIKSIRSGKVNISDCYVMLKDGEAYLVGSEILPLNAASSHVVCDPVRSRKLLLNRRELDRLIGAVERDGYSLVATAMYWKQCWVKLEFYLGKGKKSHDKRADIKDREWQIDKGRLMKNKNLNG